From Humisphaera borealis, the proteins below share one genomic window:
- a CDS encoding DUF167 domain-containing protein, whose protein sequence is MATLNVKVVPGASRDRVAGRYGDGVKVQVSAPPEDGKANKAVIKVLADFLGIRPDHIQISRGHTQPRKVVAIEGMDQATLDGKLAGLTN, encoded by the coding sequence ATGGCTACCCTCAACGTCAAAGTCGTCCCCGGCGCCAGCCGCGACCGCGTGGCCGGCCGGTACGGCGACGGCGTGAAGGTGCAGGTCAGTGCGCCGCCTGAAGACGGCAAGGCCAACAAGGCGGTGATCAAGGTGTTGGCCGACTTTTTGGGCATCCGCCCGGACCACATCCAGATCAGCCGGGGGCACACCCAGCCGAGGAAGGTGGTCGCGATCGAGGGAATGGATCAGGCGACGTTGGACGGCAAGTTGGCAGGATTGACGAATTGA
- a CDS encoding alpha/beta hydrolase — MPTPTRFVLVALLTFAGVVTTSRAADVAEPQPIAIWPDVAPGEKGDIGPEVDKTKPDPKIPADKYIIRLGDVSKPTITVYKPAADKDTGAAVVVCPGGGYNILAYNLEGTEICKWLNSVGVTGVLLKYRVPSRKGLEKHTAALQDVQRAIGIVRHRAAEWKIDPKRVGVLGFSAGGHLSASVSNNFAERTYPAVDDADKESCRPDAAFLIYPAYLVDKADVTKIAADLKVTDKTPPTFIIQTQDDGIKVENAYVYALALKAVKVPTEVHTFAKGGHGYGLRPSENPVSKWPVLATEWMKTLGWIK; from the coding sequence ATGCCAACCCCAACACGCTTCGTACTTGTCGCACTACTTACCTTCGCCGGCGTTGTCACGACCTCGCGCGCCGCGGACGTCGCCGAACCGCAACCCATCGCGATCTGGCCCGACGTTGCACCCGGCGAGAAGGGGGACATCGGCCCGGAAGTCGACAAGACCAAGCCCGACCCGAAGATCCCCGCCGACAAATACATTATTCGTCTGGGCGACGTGTCGAAGCCGACGATCACCGTCTATAAGCCGGCGGCCGACAAGGACACCGGGGCGGCGGTCGTCGTCTGCCCGGGCGGCGGATACAACATCCTGGCGTACAACTTGGAAGGCACCGAGATCTGCAAATGGCTGAACTCGGTCGGCGTGACCGGCGTGCTGCTGAAGTACCGCGTGCCGTCGCGTAAGGGACTGGAGAAGCACACCGCAGCATTGCAGGACGTGCAGCGGGCGATCGGCATCGTGCGGCACCGCGCGGCCGAGTGGAAGATCGATCCGAAGCGCGTCGGCGTGCTGGGTTTCTCGGCCGGCGGGCATTTGTCGGCATCGGTCAGCAACAACTTCGCCGAGCGCACTTACCCCGCCGTCGATGACGCCGACAAGGAAAGCTGCCGGCCCGACGCGGCGTTCCTGATCTACCCCGCGTACCTGGTGGACAAAGCCGACGTGACGAAGATCGCCGCTGACCTAAAGGTCACCGACAAGACCCCGCCGACGTTCATCATTCAGACGCAGGACGACGGCATCAAGGTGGAGAACGCGTACGTGTACGCCCTGGCGCTCAAGGCGGTGAAGGTGCCGACGGAGGTTCACACGTTCGCCAAGGGCGGCCACGGCTACGGCCTGCGGCCGTCGGAGAACCCGGTCAGCAAGTGGCCGGTGCTGGCGACGGAATGGATGAAGACGCTGGGGTGGATCAAGTAG
- a CDS encoding zinc-dependent alcohol dehydrogenase family protein, which yields MRALVFDRFQEHPQVREVPDPQPAPDGVVIAVRAAGICRSDWHGWMGHDSDVRPPHVPGHEFAGVVAEIGSRVSRWKVGDRVTVPFCCGCGVCPQCLAGDQQICDDYFQPGFTAWGAFAERVAIRYADVNLVRLPDDLGFVESASLGCRFITSFRAVVTQGRVRAGEWVAVHGCGGVGLSAVQIARAAGAQVIAVDIRPESLALAVSLGATATVDVSQTADVAQAIRQIAGGGAHVSLDALGSRTTCWNSIACLRKRGRHVQVGLMLGDQRDPPIPMGQVIGKELQIIGSHGMQAHAYGDVFAMLRTSSIRPADLVKRTISLDDAAEALVAMGKFGGVGATVIDRFG from the coding sequence ATGCGCGCCCTCGTCTTCGACCGCTTCCAGGAGCATCCCCAGGTTCGCGAGGTCCCCGATCCGCAGCCCGCGCCCGACGGCGTTGTGATCGCCGTCCGGGCCGCGGGGATCTGCCGCAGCGACTGGCACGGCTGGATGGGCCACGATTCCGACGTCCGCCCGCCTCACGTCCCCGGGCACGAGTTCGCCGGCGTCGTCGCCGAGATCGGTTCGCGCGTCAGCCGCTGGAAGGTCGGCGATCGCGTCACCGTGCCCTTCTGCTGCGGGTGCGGCGTCTGCCCGCAGTGCCTCGCCGGCGACCAGCAGATCTGCGACGACTATTTCCAGCCCGGCTTCACCGCCTGGGGCGCGTTCGCCGAGCGCGTCGCGATCCGCTACGCCGACGTCAATCTCGTCCGCCTGCCCGACGACCTGGGCTTCGTCGAGTCGGCGAGCCTGGGGTGCCGGTTCATCACGTCGTTTCGTGCCGTCGTTACGCAGGGCCGGGTTCGCGCGGGCGAATGGGTCGCCGTCCACGGTTGCGGCGGGGTGGGGCTGTCGGCGGTGCAGATTGCCCGGGCCGCCGGGGCACAGGTGATCGCGGTCGATATCCGTCCCGAATCGCTCGCGCTGGCGGTGTCGCTAGGCGCGACGGCGACGGTCGATGTGTCGCAAACCGCCGACGTCGCACAGGCGATCCGGCAGATCGCCGGCGGCGGGGCACACGTCTCGCTCGATGCCCTGGGCAGCCGAACGACCTGCTGGAACTCGATCGCCTGCCTCCGCAAGCGCGGCCGTCACGTGCAGGTCGGCCTGATGCTCGGCGACCAGCGCGACCCGCCGATCCCCATGGGGCAGGTGATCGGCAAAGAGCTCCAGATCATCGGCAGCCACGGCATGCAGGCTCACGCCTACGGCGACGTGTTCGCGATGCTGCGGACCAGCTCCATCCGCCCGGCGGACCTGGTGAAGCGCACCATCTCTCTCGACGACGCCGCCGAGGCTCTGGTTGCGATGGGAAAGTTCGGCGGGGTGGGCGCGACGGTGATCGATCGATTTGGGTAG